One stretch of Tepidibacter hydrothermalis DNA includes these proteins:
- a CDS encoding AAA family ATPase yields the protein MDIINIKFFNNHSVSKNNDIICFPYKKTEALFYYLVINKEASRDELVNLLWEDSKESTAKKNLRNAMYQIRKVFDMDIIISPKKSTVSINSQIHIKTDLNDFFNKENVYFENGKCEFLKGLILKNNENFNWWINNKRQEYKDMNIDKLYNKTKVLMKKRKYEEAIVCAKAFMNEDEFDERAYRALMNIYYDKGSFYKAINLYYRLEKMLDIELGIKPDDKTYKLYKKILNEKNISQIEFKKQSLFYYRDEEIKYILDNYNKFIKGKDSKSILITGEFGIGKTKLKNEIVNNVNKEDAYIIDVTCYEGERESFLKPWNDILINLTKIIKDQNINIPKSWKKNIDTIFPVFDINYENCEKVDLLKVELIKNTIISMITKVSLCKKIIVLVDDIHWMDKDSINLLESLLIRQDNINLIATARTSNEFNIDRFKNFMIKNDKLINIKLKRFDQRQVYEICRSRISKYKFNKKISDKIYRESEGNIFFVNEIIDNINNQNKDKISDKCIEMIKSVLIDLSYESVKILDIASVFSEGFNINILKLITGKSEIDLIGYLDELERKNIIKEDVESGKNKYAFTHNKLRKYILDKQSNTKKRIIYENIEYIFNKNSDNIKHDILFSKLKGFNFNIKPIKENNIVLKN from the coding sequence ATGGATATTATAAATATAAAATTTTTTAATAATCATAGTGTATCTAAGAATAATGATATTATTTGCTTTCCTTATAAAAAAACGGAAGCACTCTTTTATTATTTAGTAATAAACAAAGAAGCTAGTCGAGATGAGCTTGTAAATCTTTTGTGGGAGGACTCAAAGGAAAGTACTGCAAAGAAAAACCTGAGGAATGCAATGTATCAAATAAGAAAGGTATTTGATATGGATATAATAATATCTCCTAAAAAAAGTACTGTTAGTATAAATTCACAGATACATATAAAAACAGATTTAAATGATTTTTTTAATAAAGAAAACGTATATTTTGAAAATGGAAAATGTGAGTTTTTAAAAGGTCTTATATTAAAAAATAATGAAAATTTCAATTGGTGGATAAATAATAAACGACAAGAATATAAGGATATGAATATAGATAAATTATATAATAAAACCAAAGTATTGATGAAGAAAAGAAAGTACGAAGAAGCAATAGTGTGTGCAAAAGCATTTATGAATGAGGATGAATTTGATGAAAGAGCTTATAGGGCTTTGATGAATATATATTATGACAAAGGGTCTTTTTATAAGGCAATAAATTTATATTATAGATTGGAAAAAATGCTAGATATAGAGCTTGGAATAAAACCAGATGATAAAACTTATAAGTTGTATAAAAAGATATTAAATGAAAAAAACATAAGCCAAATAGAATTTAAAAAGCAAAGCTTATTTTATTATAGAGATGAAGAAATAAAATATATTCTTGATAATTATAACAAGTTTATAAAAGGAAAAGATTCCAAATCAATACTTATAACGGGCGAATTTGGTATAGGAAAAACAAAGCTTAAAAATGAGATTGTAAATAATGTTAATAAAGAAGACGCTTATATAATAGATGTGACTTGTTATGAAGGGGAAAGAGAAAGTTTTTTAAAGCCATGGAATGATATACTTATAAATTTGACTAAGATAATAAAAGATCAAAATATAAATATACCAAAATCCTGGAAAAAAAATATAGATACTATATTTCCTGTATTTGATATAAACTACGAAAACTGTGAAAAAGTAGATTTATTAAAAGTTGAATTAATAAAAAATACTATCATTAGCATGATTACAAAGGTATCTTTATGCAAAAAAATTATTGTATTAGTAGATGATATACACTGGATGGATAAAGATAGTATAAACTTACTAGAGAGTCTGCTTATAAGACAGGATAACATAAATTTGATAGCAACTGCTCGAACTTCTAATGAATTCAATATAGATCGATTTAAAAACTTTATGATTAAAAATGATAAATTGATAAATATAAAACTTAAAAGATTTGATCAAAGACAGGTATATGAGATATGTAGATCAAGAATTTCTAAATATAAATTTAATAAGAAAATATCAGATAAAATATATAGAGAAAGTGAAGGTAATATATTCTTTGTTAATGAAATTATAGATAATATAAATAATCAAAATAAGGATAAAATATCGGATAAATGTATTGAAATGATAAAAAGTGTTTTGATTGACTTATCTTATGAATCAGTTAAAATACTCGATATAGCATCTGTATTTTCAGAAGGTTTTAATATAAATATATTAAAGCTTATAACTGGAAAATCAGAGATAGATTTAATAGGTTATTTAGATGAATTAGAAAGAAAAAATATTATTAAAGAAGATGTAGAAAGTGGTAAAAATAAATATGCATTCACCCATAATAAACTCAGAAAATATATATTAGATAAACAGAGTAATACTAAAAAGAGAATTATTTATGAAAATATAGAATATATATTTAATAAGAATTCAGATAATATTAAGCACGATATATTATTTTCTAAGCTTAAGGGATTTAATTTCAATATAAAACCTATAAAAGAAAATAATATAGTTTTAAAAAATTAA
- a CDS encoding DnaB-like helicase C-terminal domain-containing protein, producing MARRSKNSCEKVNAYLDEILNNTNEYRGRLKVSTGIDNIDRLIGGGITSQLYVVGAMPSFGKTDFLNQVGDNICSQGHDVLFFSYQMKQRELIDRTLCRKLFLLNSRRYKKMNSFDMIYDEVDKESLGIVVDRYKEEVSQRMNIIECDTKFSIKHIKDKIENHIKTKKTKPIVIIDYIQAIKSSDIKITDREKNDYNLSQLRDIVKNFDIAMICISSQSRGSYFKQGSYESFKDIYDIEDIADVVGYLQFKNISEQLKNGTDIEKIRKSYDFKNQYPRKIEFVLLKNRNGLDYKIENLYYYHKNSYFCSERIKESM from the coding sequence ATGGCTAGACGTTCTAAGAATAGTTGTGAGAAAGTGAATGCTTATTTAGATGAAATTTTAAATAATACTAATGAATATAGAGGGAGATTAAAGGTATCTACAGGGATTGACAACATAGATAGATTGATAGGGGGAGGAATAACAAGTCAACTTTACGTTGTAGGTGCTATGCCTAGTTTTGGAAAAACAGATTTTTTAAATCAAGTAGGAGATAATATATGTAGTCAAGGACATGATGTTTTGTTTTTCTCATACCAAATGAAGCAAAGAGAACTTATAGATAGAACTTTATGTAGAAAACTATTTTTATTAAATTCTAGAAGATACAAAAAAATGAATTCATTTGATATGATTTATGATGAAGTGGACAAAGAATCGTTAGGAATAGTAGTAGATAGATATAAAGAAGAGGTATCTCAAAGAATGAACATTATTGAATGTGATACAAAATTTTCAATAAAGCACATAAAAGATAAAATAGAAAACCATATAAAAACAAAAAAAACTAAACCTATTGTAATAATAGACTATATACAAGCAATTAAATCTTCAGATATTAAAATTACTGATAGAGAAAAAAATGATTATAATTTGAGTCAATTAAGAGATATAGTAAAGAACTTTGATATAGCTATGATTTGTATATCATCTCAGAGTAGAGGTTCATACTTTAAACAAGGAAGCTATGAGAGCTTCAAGGATATATATGATATAGAGGATATAGCAGATGTAGTTGGATATCTGCAGTTTAAAAATATATCTGAACAGTTAAAAAATGGAACTGATATTGAAAAAATAAGAAAGTCTTATGATTTTAAGAATCAATATCCTAGAAAAATAGAGTTTGTACTACTCAAAAATAGGAATGGACTAGATTATAAAATAGAAAATTTATATTACTATCATAAAAATAGTTATTTTTGTAGTGAAAGAATAAAAGAGAGCATGTAG
- the cotE gene encoding outer spore coat protein CotE — MDNKYKKEKRVTTIITNTVCGKKTQLCQNTINLDVDDIVLPTQILGSAIRNSHIEDSKIVDISNDFMLVNVTGEFEVHVWYEENDNTNVVKTYEQFSQDISIPVIEGVDYYSKKILPKLSRKPVSLGAMIINKCGCPTISIEVEYEIKIEITGEARLNVLCYLDEKECKCDNKKLDFCFDDDDDDHDD, encoded by the coding sequence ATGGATAATAAGTATAAGAAAGAAAAGCGCGTAACAACTATTATCACTAATACAGTTTGCGGTAAAAAGACGCAATTATGTCAAAATACTATAAACTTAGATGTTGATGATATTGTACTACCTACTCAGATTTTAGGTTCAGCTATTAGGAATTCTCATATTGAAGACAGTAAAATCGTTGATATATCCAATGATTTTATGTTAGTAAACGTTACAGGAGAATTTGAAGTTCACGTTTGGTATGAAGAAAATGACAATACAAATGTAGTAAAAACTTATGAACAATTTTCACAAGACATATCTATACCAGTAATTGAAGGTGTAGATTATTACAGCAAAAAAATACTGCCTAAACTTTCCAGAAAGCCAGTATCACTAGGAGCAATGATTATAAATAAATGTGGATGCCCTACTATTTCTATAGAAGTAGAGTATGAAATTAAAATCGAAATAACAGGAGAGGCTCGTCTTAACGTTTTATGTTATTTAGACGAAAAAGAGTGCAAATGTGATAATAAAAAATTAGATTTTTGTTTTGATGACGATGATGATGATCATGACGACTAA
- a CDS encoding NAD-dependent epimerase/dehydratase family protein, which produces MKALVTGCAGFIGSTLSERLLDEGFEVIGIDSFTDYYSKDIKEYNLKNLILNDKFTLISENLVTCDLKTYLDVDYVFHQAGQPGVRGSWGYDFEEYIYNNISATQKLLEASKNFNIKKIVYASSSSVYGNTDTIPMKETQITRPYSPYGVTKLAAENLCDLYSKNYGLSVISLRYFTVYGPRQRPEMAISTFIRNILYDKEISIYGDGNQGRDFTYVDDIVDANIKAAYSDIKSDIFNVGSQSPIKLIDVVKIIEDIIGKKANINYLDSEKGDVKDTYSDISKIQKSLGYKCDFDLEKGIYEQVEYIKNF; this is translated from the coding sequence TTGAAAGCGCTGGTGACAGGATGTGCAGGTTTTATAGGCTCTACTTTAAGTGAAAGACTATTAGATGAAGGATTTGAGGTTATAGGTATAGATTCTTTTACTGACTATTATTCTAAAGATATAAAAGAATACAATTTAAAAAATTTAATTTTAAATGATAAATTCACTTTGATAAGTGAAAACTTAGTAACCTGTGATTTAAAAACATATTTAGATGTAGATTATGTTTTTCATCAGGCAGGTCAGCCTGGTGTGAGGGGAAGTTGGGGATATGATTTTGAAGAGTATATATATAATAATATATCTGCAACGCAAAAACTTTTAGAAGCATCTAAAAACTTTAATATAAAGAAGATAGTATATGCTTCATCATCATCAGTATACGGAAATACAGATACTATACCTATGAAAGAAACACAAATAACAAGACCATATTCTCCGTATGGAGTTACTAAGCTTGCCGCAGAAAATTTATGTGATCTTTATAGTAAAAACTATGGGTTATCGGTTATATCTCTTAGATATTTTACAGTTTATGGACCAAGACAAAGACCAGAGATGGCTATAAGTACATTTATAAGAAACATATTATATGATAAGGAAATATCTATATATGGAGATGGTAATCAGGGAAGGGACTTCACATATGTAGATGATATAGTGGATGCTAATATAAAAGCTGCGTATTCAGATATTAAATCAGATATATTTAATGTTGGAAGTCAAAGTCCAATAAAACTTATAGATGTAGTGAAAATAATAGAAGATATTATAGGAAAGAAGGCTAATATAAATTATTTGGATTCTGAAAAAGGGGATGTAAAGGATACTTATTCTGATATAAGTAAGATACAGAAATCTTTAGGATATAAATGTGATTTTGATTTAGAAAAAGGTATATATGAGCAAGTAGAATATATTAAAAATTTTTAG
- a CDS encoding CotS family spore coat protein — MVSKGEDITGVLKEYDIDVKGIKLESYKGKKGVWWINTDKGYKILKKQSFSYRTLDFIIDAVNHLNSNGVYIPKIMKTRSGDDYVIKDDVCFVLSEAINGSTLNYSSDENVRRIIHELARFHKASRGFKATGDYKVRTHLGLWIEKYEKEMNKLEKYYDMEINKEEHSEFGKIILKEYPHFYKRIKSSIEGFKGQNYIDWVKDIEESGGLCHQDFTAGNCILEGSGRLYILDTDSLTIDIPLRDIRKILNKIMKRKNDGWEYELTKNILRWYNEENPLKDYQWNVLKPTLTYPHLFVGIMSKYYERREKTWTEQKYVKRLKEMISIEKSVEPIINNFEDIIPM, encoded by the coding sequence ATGGTTAGTAAAGGTGAAGATATAACTGGTGTTTTAAAAGAATACGACATTGATGTTAAAGGCATCAAATTGGAGTCCTATAAAGGTAAAAAAGGTGTTTGGTGGATTAACACTGATAAGGGTTATAAGATACTTAAAAAGCAGTCTTTTTCATATAGAACACTAGATTTTATCATAGATGCAGTTAATCATTTAAATAGTAATGGGGTTTATATACCTAAGATAATGAAGACTAGATCAGGAGATGATTATGTTATAAAGGATGATGTTTGCTTTGTATTAAGTGAAGCAATTAATGGGTCTACTCTCAATTATTCAAGTGATGAAAACGTTAGAAGAATAATACATGAGCTTGCAAGATTTCATAAGGCGTCTAGAGGATTTAAGGCAACAGGAGATTATAAGGTTAGAACTCATCTTGGACTTTGGATAGAAAAATATGAAAAAGAGATGAACAAACTAGAGAAATATTATGACATGGAGATTAATAAAGAGGAACATTCTGAATTCGGAAAAATTATACTTAAGGAATATCCTCATTTTTATAAGAGAATAAAAAGCTCTATAGAAGGATTTAAGGGTCAAAATTATATTGACTGGGTAAAGGATATTGAGGAAAGTGGAGGTCTTTGTCATCAAGATTTTACAGCAGGAAATTGTATATTAGAGGGCTCTGGTAGATTATATATACTAGATACTGATTCTTTGACTATTGATATACCTCTTAGAGATATTAGAAAGATACTAAATAAGATAATGAAGAGAAAAAATGATGGATGGGAGTATGAACTCACAAAGAATATATTAAGATGGTACAATGAAGAAAATCCTTTGAAAGATTATCAATGGAATGTCTTAAAGCCTACATTGACATATCCTCATTTATTCGTAGGAATAATGAGTAAGTATTATGAGCGAAGAGAAAAGACTTGGACAGAGCAAAAATACGTGAAGAGATTAAAGGAAATGATATCTATTGAAAAGTCTGTAGAACCTATAATAAATAATTTTGAAGATATTATTCCAATGTAA
- a CDS encoding CotS family spore coat protein has product MSALNQLAKDVLLNYGMEVDEFKIIQNSGLKTIWKFDYNGKTACLKRLRHSKERALFSVNAQVYIQNKGGHVPSIYLNNDHEPLTEYNEQLFVVYEWIESKDLHFGKAEDFKIAMEALARFHTESIGYIPPEEAKVSSKIGKWQSQYESMKKRMLKWKIEASNNLNNKSHKAYFDNIDSIIELADISIGMLEKSSYFDICDNELHKFTLCHQDYGVGNVIYANDGPYVIDLDGVTYDLVIRDLRKIIGKKMQKGGVWKENIIKTTLSYYEKYSKLSPEMLELLKIDLLYPHWFFGDVKNLYKKNKSVSANKIESITKLELSKVSLLKDLF; this is encoded by the coding sequence ATGTCAGCTTTAAATCAACTAGCTAAGGATGTTTTACTAAATTATGGGATGGAAGTAGATGAATTTAAAATAATTCAAAATAGTGGACTTAAAACTATTTGGAAGTTTGATTACAATGGAAAAACCGCATGCCTTAAAAGACTTAGACACAGCAAGGAGAGAGCTTTATTTTCGGTTAATGCACAAGTATATATCCAAAATAAAGGAGGACATGTTCCGAGTATATATTTAAACAATGACCATGAGCCTTTGACAGAATATAATGAGCAGTTATTCGTAGTTTATGAATGGATAGAATCAAAGGATTTACATTTTGGAAAGGCGGAGGATTTTAAAATAGCAATGGAGGCTCTTGCTAGATTTCATACTGAATCTATAGGTTATATACCTCCTGAGGAAGCTAAAGTATCATCAAAGATAGGAAAATGGCAGAGTCAGTATGAATCTATGAAAAAGAGAATGTTAAAATGGAAGATTGAGGCATCTAATAATTTAAATAATAAATCCCATAAAGCATATTTTGATAATATAGATTCTATAATAGAGCTTGCTGATATTAGTATAGGTATGCTTGAAAAATCATCTTATTTTGATATTTGTGATAATGAACTTCATAAATTTACTTTATGTCATCAAGATTATGGTGTCGGAAATGTTATTTATGCAAATGATGGTCCATATGTTATAGACCTTGATGGTGTAACTTATGATTTGGTTATAAGAGATCTTAGAAAAATAATAGGTAAGAAAATGCAAAAGGGCGGAGTATGGAAAGAAAATATAATAAAAACTACTTTATCTTACTATGAAAAATATAGTAAACTATCTCCTGAAATGTTGGAACTATTAAAGATAGATTTATTATATCCTCATTGGTTTTTTGGAGATGTTAAGAACTTGTATAAGAAGAATAAGAGTGTTAGTGCCAATAAGATAGAGTCAATTACGAAATTAGAGCTTAGCAAGGTGAGTTTATTAAAAGATTTATTCTAG
- a CDS encoding glycosyltransferase family 4 protein: MKIAFICTEKLPVPPILSGAIQIYITNLLPILSKHHDITVFSVSNSKLLDREEIGNITHIRVSGRTKAEYVNNIKDNLTDEFDLVHVFNRPKWIRLLSNDLPDTPFSLSLHNEMFLPKKIDAKRAKECIDRVEFICTVSEFIADGVQTLYPNAKGKMNAVYSAVDLDLIKPFWSEDVLKDRIDMRKRYGVKDGAKVIIYVGRLSKKKGPDVLIKAMKSVLEKYPDAKLIFVGSKWYGNNATDDYVKKLQIAAQELNDNIDFTGFLTPDEIPKYYNMGDLFVCTSQWQEPLARVHYEAMASALPIITTNRGGNAEVIDQGVNGFAIDDYTNPDEFSKYIKYLIKNEEKAIEMGKAGRAFVEEHHNWNVIANRLLKLFDDVAKKYNK; this comes from the coding sequence ATGAAAATTGCATTTATATGTACGGAAAAGCTACCAGTACCACCTATACTCAGTGGAGCTATTCAAATATATATAACTAATTTACTTCCTATTTTATCCAAGCATCATGATATAACTGTGTTTAGTGTGAGTAACAGCAAATTATTAGATAGAGAGGAAATTGGGAATATAACTCATATAAGGGTTTCGGGAAGAACAAAAGCAGAATATGTAAACAATATAAAAGATAATCTTACAGATGAATTTGATCTTGTTCACGTGTTTAATAGACCTAAGTGGATTCGTCTACTTAGCAATGATTTACCTGATACACCTTTTAGCTTGAGTCTTCACAATGAGATGTTTTTACCTAAAAAGATAGATGCTAAAAGGGCTAAGGAGTGCATAGATAGAGTCGAGTTTATATGTACGGTAAGTGAATTTATAGCAGATGGAGTACAGACATTATATCCAAATGCTAAGGGAAAGATGAATGCAGTTTATTCTGCTGTTGACTTAGATCTTATAAAGCCATTTTGGAGCGAAGATGTTTTAAAAGATAGAATTGATATGAGAAAAAGATATGGAGTAAAAGATGGTGCAAAGGTTATTATATATGTTGGAAGATTGTCTAAGAAAAAAGGTCCTGATGTTTTAATAAAGGCTATGAAGAGTGTGTTAGAGAAGTATCCAGATGCTAAACTTATATTTGTTGGAAGTAAATGGTACGGAAATAATGCTACTGATGATTATGTGAAAAAACTTCAGATTGCTGCTCAAGAGCTTAATGATAATATAGATTTTACAGGTTTTTTAACTCCTGATGAAATACCTAAGTATTACAATATGGGAGATTTATTCGTGTGTACATCTCAATGGCAAGAACCTCTTGCTAGAGTTCATTATGAAGCCATGGCAAGTGCCCTACCTATAATAACTACTAACAGAGGTGGAAATGCAGAAGTAATAGATCAAGGTGTAAATGGATTTGCAATTGACGATTATACAAACCCAGATGAGTTTAGTAAGTATATAAAATACTTGATAAAAAATGAAGAAAAGGCTATTGAGATGGGTAAGGCAGGAAGAGCGTTTGTTGAAGAGCATCATAATTGGAATGTGATTGCAAATAGGTTGTTGAAGCTATTTGATGATGTTGCTAAGAAGTATAATAAATAA
- a CDS encoding NUDIX hydrolase, producing MGQVHFHTIGDVCDSKLEFGVIVAEFKDKWIFVRHRERDTWEIPGGHREKDENIDHTASRELFEETGAKKFIITPICDYSVTINNNTRFGRLFCSEIKELGELPNLEIEEIKLFNVLPENLTYPNIQKYLYEKVLLWKRQCE from the coding sequence ATGGGACAAGTACATTTTCATACAATTGGAGACGTTTGTGATTCAAAACTAGAATTTGGCGTAATTGTTGCTGAATTTAAGGATAAATGGATATTTGTAAGACACAGAGAAAGAGATACTTGGGAAATTCCTGGAGGACATAGAGAGAAAGATGAAAATATAGACCATACTGCGTCTAGAGAACTGTTTGAAGAGACAGGAGCAAAGAAATTTATAATTACGCCTATATGTGATTATTCTGTAACTATTAATAATAATACAAGGTTCGGAAGATTATTCTGTTCGGAAATTAAAGAATTAGGAGAGTTACCTAATTTAGAAATTGAAGAGATAAAGCTATTTAATGTTCTTCCTGAAAACTTAACGTATCCTAACATTCAGAAATATTTATACGAAAAAGTATTGTTATGGAAGAGACAATGTGAATAA
- a CDS encoding UDP-glucose dehydrogenase family protein, whose translation MNICVIGAGYVGLITSVAFAKMGNDVICVEKDINKVDSLNNSVPTIYEEGLNDLLIECIEKESISFTNKLEDSVKKSDIVFIAVGTPSLDNGEVDMSQVHKCINEISKSINRYTIIVNKSTVPVGSQKYVKDILIKNGVPCDKFDVVSNPEFLREGKALYDVFYGDKIVIGCESQKSRNIMNLLYKPFNIPIIFTNPETAEIIKYTSNAFLSTKISFINEVANLCNKVGADVDTVALALGLDKRISPEFLKPGIGYGGSCFPKDTLGLISIGKKYDCPFEIVKSAVSVNNKQRVIPVDILLNEYNDIKDKTITLLGLTFKSGTDDIRESPSLYIIEELLKRGAKINAYDPMVSDEIKEIYPNINYFGSMNGSILGSECIIICTDWEEFKGLDLDFVKDNTKEAFIIDGRNMLSLDEAKKRNIKYYSIGKGYTN comes from the coding sequence ATGAACATTTGTGTAATAGGTGCTGGTTACGTAGGGCTTATAACATCTGTAGCCTTTGCTAAAATGGGAAACGACGTAATCTGTGTTGAAAAAGACATAAACAAAGTTGATAGTCTAAATAATTCAGTTCCAACGATATACGAGGAAGGTCTAAACGATTTATTAATTGAGTGTATAGAAAAAGAAAGTATAAGTTTTACAAATAAATTAGAAGATAGTGTTAAAAAATCTGACATTGTATTCATAGCGGTTGGAACTCCATCTCTTGATAATGGCGAAGTGGATATGAGTCAAGTTCATAAATGTATAAATGAAATATCTAAGTCTATAAATAGATATACAATAATAGTAAACAAAAGTACAGTTCCTGTTGGTAGTCAGAAGTATGTAAAAGATATATTAATTAAAAATGGTGTACCTTGTGACAAGTTTGATGTAGTATCTAATCCCGAGTTTTTAAGAGAAGGAAAAGCTTTATATGATGTTTTTTATGGTGATAAAATAGTAATAGGATGTGAATCTCAAAAGTCTAGAAATATAATGAATTTATTATATAAACCATTTAATATTCCAATTATATTTACAAATCCAGAAACTGCAGAGATAATAAAATATACCTCAAATGCCTTTTTATCTACTAAAATATCATTTATAAATGAAGTTGCTAATTTGTGTAATAAGGTAGGCGCTGACGTAGATACAGTAGCTCTAGCACTAGGTCTTGACAAAAGAATATCCCCTGAATTCTTAAAGCCAGGAATAGGGTATGGTGGATCATGTTTTCCAAAGGATACTTTAGGACTTATTTCAATAGGTAAAAAATATGACTGTCCTTTTGAAATAGTAAAAAGTGCCGTGAGTGTAAACAACAAGCAAAGGGTTATTCCTGTTGATATACTTCTAAATGAGTATAATGATATAAAAGACAAGACAATAACACTTTTAGGCCTTACTTTTAAAAGTGGAACAGATGATATAAGAGAATCTCCATCTTTATATATAATAGAAGAGCTCTTAAAAAGAGGTGCAAAAATAAATGCATACGACCCTATGGTATCAGATGAGATAAAAGAAATATACCCAAATATAAACTATTTTGGTAGTATGAATGGATCTATATTAGGATCAGAATGTATTATTATATGTACAGACTGGGAAGAATTCAAAGGTTTAGATTTAGATTTTGTAAAGGATAATACAAAGGAAGCATTTATAATAGATGGAAGAAATATGTTGAGTCTGGATGAAGCTAAGAAGAGAAATATAAAGTATTATTCAATAGGGAAAGGATATACAAATTAA